GAAAAAGCACAATCTCAATTCAATATCTTTTTAACTCTTGAGCCTGCAAATCAAGCTGGCCAGCGCTATCTTAAAAAAATTGAGCGTGAAAAATCATTTGAAAGACAATTGCTTGCAGCCAGAAGCGCTTTAGCCGGTGGCGAGTTACTACTTGCCTATAATCAAGCTAGTTCCATTTTAGATTCTGCCTATACCACCGAAGCTAAAATTTTACTTAACAAAATTAACAAACAGCTTAACTCGAATATTGATGAGGCAAAAAATGCTATTAATGCCGGTAAATATAATGATGCCATCAAACTTTTAACTATTGTTGATGCTATTCGGCCAGGTCACGCCGAGGTCACAAATCTACTTGAACGCGCGCGGACCGGAGGTCATAAGCGGTCAACTTCAACAAAATCTGTTTCAACTCAAACATCACTTCTCGATGATGCAGTGAAATATTTCAATTCTGGTAACTACGATACTGCTATTGCAAAAGCTAAGGCTAGCAGTTCTAAGCGTAGCGCAGCTATGGTTGCCAACATTGAAAAATTTAAATTAATTATTGCTGATGCCAAAATTGAATATGTTGCTAAACGTGCCGATACTGCCATTCGTGAATATGAATTAGCAAAATCATTAGCTAAAAAAATCGGCAGCCCCGCAAATTCATCTGTACGCCAAAACATCAATAAAAATTTAGCAGATATGTATTATGTACGAGGCATAGATCGTTGGCTTGCCCAAGATTACAATGATGCCTTAACAAACTTTAGATCTGCGCTTGCTAACGACAACTCGCACACACCCACCAGAAATAAAATTGATGAAATGCGCAAACATGCTGGTGATTTTTATAATGAAGCTGAAAAAATCTACAATAGCAATCCTAAACGAGCTAAGTCATTGTATCGTTTAGTTATGCAACTATTGCCAGCATCTGACGATCGTTACCGTCAATCAGCACGACGCATAGATGC
This genomic stretch from Deltaproteobacteria bacterium harbors:
- a CDS encoding FHA domain-containing protein; its protein translation is MNDSHDRHNTGKIARTLAEQPRYAIATNNEAARIVCVGGADLGAEFTLSTDDIIGRSSSCSIIFNETSVSRQHAQIYREGNLYYLIDKNSANGTFVNHQRISKQILQNGDEINFGNAMFRFIAPGEIYKRDPLLKNDIPAANVIVKESTRDRSAFTTASSAESSVLSYVLISVVILLIAAVIALGIIYLRRQDLPTPRATAANYFASGVTAMQKRQWEKAQSQFNIFLTLEPANQAGQRYLKKIEREKSFERQLLAARSALAGGELLLAYNQASSILDSAYTTEAKILLNKINKQLNSNIDEAKNAINAGKYNDAIKLLTIVDAIRPGHAEVTNLLERARTGGHKRSTSTKSVSTQTSLLDDAVKYFNSGNYDTAIAKAKASSSKRSAAMVANIEKFKLIIADAKIEYVAKRADTAIREYELAKSLAKKIGSPANSSVRQNINKNLADMYYVRGIDRWLAQDYNDALTNFRSALANDNSHTPTRNKIDEMRKHAGDFYNEAEKIYNSNPKRAKSLYRLVMQLLPASDDRYRQSARRIDANP